In Saccharothrix syringae, the following are encoded in one genomic region:
- a CDS encoding ATP-binding protein has product MSVETKALDRVGAEPVRRRRTGRVVAGVAGGVADHLGVEVFWVRAVFAALTALNGVGVVAYGLLWMFVPQRAAGEPEEPPNPRERQQALGLVALGIAAAVLTGLFSGPVSGWIAGPLAVALVGAAVVWREADEAQRRRWRDGARSGFLGSGRTAVVRVLAGVALVAIGIGVLLINSYGIDQLRFALLAVVATLGGVAVLTVPLWVKLINDLGEERRARIRTEERAEIAAHLHDSVLQTLALIQKQAERPREVKRLARGQERQLREWLYGRVVEENSLPTAMSAAIAKAAGEVEDAFALTVQQVVVGDCELDPNLHALVQAAREAMVNAAKHAGVGEISVYGEVEPDRVTVFVRDRGKGFDPGTVPEDRHGLADSIRGRMDRHGGEVRVRTALGEGTEVQLMMPRKTADK; this is encoded by the coding sequence GTGAGCGTGGAGACGAAGGCCCTCGACAGGGTGGGCGCCGAGCCGGTGCGCCGCAGGCGGACCGGCCGGGTGGTCGCGGGCGTGGCCGGCGGGGTCGCCGACCACCTCGGCGTCGAGGTGTTCTGGGTGCGGGCGGTGTTCGCCGCGCTGACCGCGCTCAACGGCGTGGGCGTGGTCGCCTACGGCCTGCTGTGGATGTTCGTGCCGCAGCGCGCCGCGGGCGAGCCGGAGGAGCCGCCGAACCCCCGGGAGCGGCAGCAGGCGCTGGGCCTGGTCGCCCTGGGCATCGCCGCGGCGGTGCTCACGGGCCTGTTCTCCGGGCCGGTGAGCGGGTGGATCGCCGGGCCGCTCGCGGTGGCCCTGGTCGGCGCGGCCGTGGTGTGGCGGGAGGCGGACGAGGCGCAGCGCCGCCGCTGGCGGGACGGCGCGAGGTCCGGGTTCCTCGGCAGCGGCCGCACCGCCGTGGTGCGCGTGCTCGCGGGCGTGGCGCTGGTCGCGATCGGCATCGGCGTGCTGCTGATCAACAGCTACGGCATCGACCAGCTCCGGTTCGCGCTGCTGGCCGTGGTCGCCACGCTGGGCGGCGTCGCGGTGCTGACCGTGCCGCTGTGGGTGAAGCTGATCAACGACCTGGGCGAGGAGCGGCGGGCCCGCATCCGCACCGAGGAACGCGCCGAGATCGCCGCCCACCTGCACGACTCGGTGCTGCAAACGCTTGCGCTGATCCAGAAGCAGGCCGAGCGGCCGCGCGAGGTCAAGCGCCTGGCGCGCGGCCAGGAGCGGCAGCTGCGCGAGTGGCTGTACGGCCGGGTCGTGGAGGAGAACAGCCTGCCCACCGCCATGTCCGCGGCGATCGCCAAGGCGGCGGGCGAGGTGGAGGACGCGTTCGCGCTGACCGTGCAGCAGGTCGTGGTCGGCGACTGCGAGCTGGACCCCAACCTGCACGCGCTGGTGCAGGCGGCCCGCGAGGCGATGGTCAACGCGGCCAAGCACGCGGGCGTCGGCGAGATCAGCGTCTACGGCGAGGTGGAGCCCGACCGGGTGACGGTGTTCGTGCGCGACCGGGGCAAGGGGTTCGACCCGGGCACCGTGCCGGAGGACCGGCATGGCCTCGCGGACTCCATCCGGGGGAGGATGGACCGGCACGGCGGCGAGGTCCGCGTCCGCACCGCGTTGGGTGAGGGCACGGAGGTGCAGCTGATGATGCCGAGGAAGACAGCGGACAAGTGA
- a CDS encoding PspC domain-containing protein: MSGNISAANVEETLKDFWAYRPRRPHDGRKIAGVAAGIAQRYQIDPVVVRVAFVAMALCNGAGILVYLLGWLCFAQADDEVSPAEALLGRGRSSTPTALTVLLGLAVIPATGVFVDGGFTMVGGVLLSVGGIYLLHRGRGQLNRPAATREPTSVFPAPDPAFDVVGVPVQHQEQTTGRTTPPAWDPLGAAPFAWDLPDPAAAAPAPVPVAPRPPRRRSRVGVVTFGLAMIVLAVAAALSREVAWLTPTHTIGLLVGVLGAGMVVGALRGGGGRGLTWLVVPLALVGVVGTAVDFDGIRSGRMGSIRDRPTTVEQVDQRYEAGIGEVDLDLTGLPGSGTVSTAVDLGLGSAKVRVPKDADVTVTCGVELGSVNCLGKTSDGKDVVERASDDGPDGPGGLKVVLDVRSEIGDVEVSRG, from the coding sequence GTGAGCGGGAACATCAGCGCGGCCAACGTCGAGGAGACGTTGAAGGACTTCTGGGCCTACCGGCCCAGGCGGCCCCACGACGGTCGCAAGATCGCCGGTGTCGCCGCCGGTATCGCGCAGCGGTACCAGATCGACCCGGTGGTCGTCCGGGTCGCGTTCGTGGCCATGGCGCTGTGCAACGGCGCCGGCATCCTCGTCTACCTGCTGGGCTGGCTGTGCTTCGCCCAGGCCGACGACGAGGTGTCGCCCGCGGAGGCGCTGCTGGGGCGGGGGCGCAGCTCGACGCCGACCGCGCTGACCGTGCTGCTGGGCCTGGCGGTGATCCCGGCGACCGGCGTGTTCGTCGACGGCGGGTTCACCATGGTCGGCGGGGTGCTGCTCTCCGTCGGGGGGATCTACCTGCTGCACCGCGGCCGCGGGCAGCTCAACCGGCCGGCCGCGACCCGGGAGCCGACCTCGGTCTTCCCGGCTCCGGACCCGGCCTTCGACGTGGTGGGGGTGCCGGTGCAGCACCAGGAGCAGACGACCGGGCGGACCACGCCGCCCGCGTGGGACCCGCTGGGCGCGGCGCCGTTCGCGTGGGACCTGCCGGACCCGGCGGCGGCCGCGCCCGCGCCGGTGCCCGTGGCACCGCGGCCCCCGCGGCGGCGGTCGCGGGTGGGCGTGGTGACGTTCGGGCTGGCGATGATCGTGCTGGCGGTCGCCGCGGCGCTGTCGCGGGAGGTGGCGTGGCTGACCCCCACGCACACCATCGGGTTGCTGGTGGGCGTGCTGGGCGCGGGCATGGTGGTCGGCGCGCTGCGCGGCGGCGGTGGCCGCGGGCTGACCTGGCTGGTGGTGCCGCTGGCGCTGGTCGGCGTGGTGGGCACCGCGGTCGACTTCGACGGCATCAGGTCGGGCCGGATGGGCAGCATCCGGGACCGGCCGACGACGGTCGAGCAGGTGGACCAGCGGTACGAGGCGGGCATCGGCGAGGTCGACCTCGACCTGACCGGGCTGCCCGGCAGCGGCACCGTGAGCACCGCGGTCGACCTCGGCCTGGGCAGCGCCAAGGTGCGGGTGCCGAAGGACGCGGACGTGACCGTGACCTGCGGGGTCGAACTGGGGTCGGTGAACTGCCTCGGCAAGACCTCCGACGGCAAGGACGTCGTCGAGCGGGCCTCGGACGACGGCCCCGACGGGCCGGGCGGGCTGAAGGTCGTGCTGGACGTGCGCAGCGAGATCGGGGACGTGGAGGTGAGTCGTGGCTGA
- the guaA gene encoding glutamine-hydrolyzing GMP synthase codes for MPESSNRPVLVVDFGAQYAQLIARRVREAQVYSEVVPHSTPVAELLERDPAAIVLSGGPSSVYEPGAPQVDPKLFEVGVPVFGICYGFQAMAGALGGTVEHTGTREYGRTELGVRHAGGLLHDELPDRHPVWMSHGDCVTAAPEGFTVTATSEGAPVAAFEDRERRFAGVQYHPEVGHSPHGQEVLRRFLHEIAGIRPQWTTSSIVDEQVARIREQVGNGKAICGLSGGVDSAVAAALVQRAIGDRLTCVFVDHGLLRAGERAQVERDYVAATGIRLVTVDARERFLDALKGVTDPEQKRKIIGREFIRVFEQAERDLKAEGDYEFLVQGTLYPDVVESGGGAGTANIKSHHNVGGLPDDLQFTLVEPLRALFKDEVRRVGTELGLPETIVQRQPFPGPGLGIRIIGEVTQERLDVLRKADAIAREELTSAGLDRQIWQCPVVLLADVRSVGVQGDGRTYGHPVVLRPVSSEDAMTADWTRLPYEVLERISTRITNEVAEVNRVVLDVTSKPPGTIEWE; via the coding sequence GTGCCCGAGAGCAGCAACCGCCCCGTGCTGGTAGTCGACTTCGGCGCGCAGTACGCGCAGCTGATCGCCAGGCGGGTCCGGGAGGCGCAGGTCTACTCGGAAGTCGTGCCGCACAGCACCCCGGTGGCGGAGCTGCTGGAGCGGGACCCGGCCGCCATCGTGCTGTCCGGTGGCCCCTCCAGCGTCTACGAGCCGGGCGCGCCCCAGGTCGACCCGAAGCTGTTCGAGGTCGGCGTCCCGGTGTTCGGCATCTGCTACGGCTTCCAGGCCATGGCGGGCGCCCTGGGCGGCACGGTCGAGCACACCGGCACCCGCGAGTACGGCCGCACCGAGCTGGGCGTGCGGCACGCCGGCGGCCTGCTGCACGACGAGCTGCCCGACCGGCACCCGGTGTGGATGAGCCACGGCGACTGCGTGACCGCCGCGCCCGAGGGCTTCACCGTCACCGCGACCAGCGAGGGCGCGCCGGTGGCCGCGTTCGAGGACCGGGAGCGCCGGTTCGCGGGCGTGCAGTACCACCCGGAGGTGGGGCACTCGCCGCACGGCCAGGAGGTGCTGCGCCGGTTCCTGCACGAGATCGCGGGCATCCGGCCCCAGTGGACGACCTCGTCGATCGTGGACGAGCAGGTGGCCCGCATCCGGGAGCAGGTCGGGAACGGCAAGGCCATCTGCGGCCTGTCCGGCGGCGTGGACTCCGCGGTCGCCGCGGCCCTGGTGCAGCGCGCCATCGGTGACCGCCTGACCTGCGTCTTCGTCGACCACGGCCTGCTGCGCGCGGGCGAGCGCGCCCAGGTCGAGCGCGACTACGTGGCCGCGACCGGCATCCGGCTGGTCACCGTCGACGCCCGCGAGCGCTTCCTGGACGCCCTCAAGGGCGTCACCGACCCCGAGCAGAAGCGCAAGATCATCGGCCGGGAGTTCATCCGGGTCTTCGAGCAGGCCGAGCGCGACCTCAAGGCCGAGGGCGACTACGAGTTCCTCGTGCAGGGCACGCTCTACCCGGACGTGGTCGAGTCCGGCGGCGGCGCGGGCACCGCGAACATCAAGAGCCACCACAACGTGGGCGGCCTGCCCGACGACCTCCAGTTCACCCTGGTCGAGCCGCTGCGCGCGCTGTTCAAGGACGAGGTCCGCCGGGTCGGCACCGAGCTGGGCCTGCCCGAGACCATCGTGCAGCGGCAGCCGTTCCCCGGCCCCGGCCTGGGCATCCGGATCATCGGCGAGGTCACCCAGGAGCGCCTGGACGTCCTGCGCAAGGCCGACGCCATCGCCCGCGAGGAGCTGACCAGCGCGGGCCTGGACCGGCAGATCTGGCAGTGCCCGGTGGTGCTGCTCGCCGACGTGCGCAGCGTCGGCGTCCAGGGCGACGGCCGCACCTACGGCCACCCGGTCGTGTTGCGCCCGGTGTCCAGCGAGGACGCCATGACCGCCGACTGGACCCGCCTGCCCTACGAGGTGCTGGAGCGCATCTCCACCCGCATCACCAACGAGGTGGCCGAGGTCAACCGGGTCGTGCTGGACGTGACGAGCAAGCCGCCGGGCACCATCGAGTGGGAGTGA
- a CDS encoding aldehyde dehydrogenase family protein, giving the protein MDATTPEPRPCWIAGHAEQGVQATTVYHPFDGTEVASVAVPGPDQVERAVAAAAAVAKSFRRTPAHVRAKALLHVSQALADRAEEIAETITAENGKPLKWANVEVQRAVNTFRFAAEEARRFTGELQRLDTDTTGEGRLAVVRRVPRGPVLAVAPFNFPLNLVAHKVAPALAVGAPVIVKPASATPLSALLLGELLAEAGLPEGAFSVLPVRGGDMKALVTDKRLPVISFTGSTAVGWSLMDDAPRKHVVMELGSNSAAIVCPDWPDLDLAASRIATFGNYQAGQSCIAVQRVLVHRDVADEFVPKLVAAVRSLRTGDPHDPEVEVGPLIDEDNARRVEEWVAEAVSGGATLHVGGGRTGTSVEPTVVQDVPAEAKLWHQEVFGPVLAVSVVDSVAEAFERANATDYGLQAGVFTRDVTVAFEAAAELEVGGVIIGDVPSYRADQMPYGGVKGSGTGREGVRSAMEDFTEERTMVLTGISL; this is encoded by the coding sequence ATGGACGCGACCACCCCCGAGCCCCGGCCCTGCTGGATCGCCGGACACGCCGAGCAGGGCGTGCAGGCCACCACCGTCTACCACCCGTTCGACGGCACCGAGGTGGCCTCGGTCGCCGTACCGGGGCCGGACCAGGTGGAACGCGCGGTCGCCGCCGCGGCGGCGGTGGCCAAGTCGTTCCGGCGCACGCCCGCGCACGTGCGGGCCAAGGCCCTGCTCCACGTCTCGCAGGCGCTGGCCGACCGCGCCGAGGAGATCGCCGAGACCATCACCGCGGAGAACGGCAAGCCGCTGAAGTGGGCGAACGTCGAGGTGCAGCGGGCGGTGAACACCTTCCGGTTCGCCGCCGAGGAGGCGCGCCGGTTCACCGGCGAGCTCCAGCGGCTCGACACCGACACCACCGGCGAGGGCCGGCTGGCCGTGGTGCGGCGGGTGCCGCGCGGGCCGGTGCTGGCGGTGGCGCCGTTCAACTTCCCGCTGAACCTGGTCGCGCACAAGGTCGCGCCCGCGCTGGCCGTCGGCGCGCCGGTGATCGTCAAGCCGGCCTCGGCCACGCCGCTGTCGGCGCTGCTGCTGGGCGAGCTGCTGGCCGAGGCGGGCCTGCCCGAGGGCGCGTTCTCGGTGCTGCCGGTGCGCGGTGGCGACATGAAGGCGCTGGTCACCGACAAGCGGCTGCCGGTCATCTCGTTCACCGGGTCCACCGCGGTCGGGTGGTCGCTGATGGACGACGCGCCGCGCAAGCACGTGGTGATGGAGCTGGGGTCGAACTCGGCGGCGATCGTGTGCCCGGACTGGCCGGACCTGGACCTCGCCGCCTCCCGCATCGCCACGTTCGGCAACTACCAGGCCGGGCAGTCGTGCATCGCGGTGCAGCGGGTGCTGGTGCACCGCGACGTCGCCGACGAGTTCGTGCCGAAGCTGGTGGCCGCGGTGCGGTCGCTGCGGACCGGTGACCCGCACGACCCGGAGGTCGAGGTCGGGCCGCTGATCGACGAGGACAACGCACGCCGCGTCGAGGAGTGGGTGGCCGAGGCCGTGTCCGGCGGGGCCACCCTGCACGTCGGCGGCGGGCGGACCGGCACGTCGGTCGAGCCGACCGTGGTGCAGGACGTGCCGGCGGAGGCGAAGCTGTGGCACCAGGAGGTGTTCGGGCCGGTGCTCGCGGTGTCCGTGGTGGACTCCGTGGCCGAGGCGTTCGAGCGGGCCAACGCCACCGACTACGGCCTCCAGGCCGGCGTGTTCACCCGGGACGTGACCGTGGCGTTCGAGGCGGCGGCCGAGCTGGAGGTCGGCGGCGTGATCATCGGCGACGTGCCGTCGTACCGGGCGGACCAGATGCCCTACGGCGGGGTGAAGGGCTCGGGCACCGGGCGCGAGGGCGTGCGGTCGGCCATGGAGGACTTCACCGAGGAGCGCACCATGGTGCTCACCGGCATCAGCCTCTGA
- a CDS encoding GMC family oxidoreductase — MGELAGNKTDYDVVVVGSGFGGSVAALRLTEKGYRVAVVEAGRRFADHEFAKTSWDLRRYLWAPFLGCYGIQRIHALRNVMVLAGAGVGGGSLVYANTLYRPLKPFYEDRQWAHITDWEAELAPFYDQASRMLGVVENPTTTPSDEVMRQVARDMGVADSYHPTPVGVFFGEPGEPAEDPYFGGAGPARTGCTECGACMSGCRVGAKNTLVKNYLYLAERNGAEVLPLTTVTDLRQAPDGTWAVHTRRTGAKVRRHRRTITAGQVVLAAGTWGTQQLLHRMRATGALPRLSPRLGELTRTNSEAIIGAGRFTVDEERNFSRGVAITSSIHPDEQTHIEPVRYGRGSNAMGLLQTLATDGAKSTPRVLQFLAQAVRHPVRLARLLSVHRWSERTVILLVMQSLDNSITTYTRKGAFGRRKLTSRQGHGQPNPTFIPAGHRANLLAARHIDGIPGGTWGELFNIPLTAHFIGGCPIGADPEGGVIDPYHRVHGYPGLSVVDGAAISANLGVNPSLTITAQAERAFSLWPNKGEPDRRPAQGEGYRRVAPVLPRHPAVPADAPGALRLPIVEVKHP; from the coding sequence GCCGCCCTCCGGCTCACCGAGAAGGGCTACCGGGTGGCCGTCGTCGAGGCCGGCCGCCGGTTCGCCGACCACGAGTTCGCCAAGACCTCCTGGGACCTGCGGCGCTACCTGTGGGCGCCGTTCCTGGGCTGCTACGGCATCCAGCGCATCCACGCCCTGCGCAACGTCATGGTCCTCGCGGGCGCCGGCGTGGGCGGCGGCTCCCTGGTCTACGCCAACACCCTCTACCGGCCGCTCAAGCCGTTCTACGAGGACCGCCAGTGGGCGCACATCACCGACTGGGAGGCCGAGCTGGCCCCGTTCTACGACCAGGCGAGCCGGATGCTGGGCGTGGTGGAGAACCCGACCACCACGCCGTCGGACGAGGTCATGCGCCAGGTCGCGCGGGACATGGGCGTGGCGGACAGCTACCACCCCACCCCGGTCGGCGTGTTCTTCGGCGAGCCGGGCGAGCCGGCCGAGGACCCGTACTTCGGCGGTGCCGGCCCCGCCCGCACCGGCTGCACCGAGTGCGGCGCGTGCATGTCCGGCTGCCGCGTCGGCGCGAAGAACACCCTGGTCAAGAACTACCTGTACCTGGCCGAGCGCAACGGCGCCGAGGTCCTCCCGCTGACCACCGTCACCGACCTGCGCCAGGCGCCCGACGGCACGTGGGCGGTCCACACCCGCCGCACCGGGGCCAAGGTGCGCCGCCACCGCCGCACGATCACCGCGGGCCAGGTCGTGCTCGCCGCCGGCACGTGGGGCACCCAGCAGCTGCTGCACCGCATGAGGGCCACCGGCGCCCTGCCGCGCCTCTCGCCCAGGCTCGGCGAGCTGACCAGGACCAACTCCGAGGCCATCATCGGCGCGGGCCGCTTCACCGTGGACGAGGAGCGCAACTTCAGCCGGGGCGTGGCCATCACCTCGTCCATCCACCCGGACGAGCAGACGCACATCGAGCCCGTCCGCTACGGCCGGGGCAGCAACGCCATGGGCCTGCTCCAGACCCTGGCCACCGACGGCGCCAAGTCCACCCCGCGGGTGCTGCAGTTCCTCGCCCAGGCGGTGCGGCACCCGGTCCGCCTGGCGCGGCTGCTGTCGGTGCACCGGTGGAGCGAGCGGACCGTGATCCTGCTGGTGATGCAGAGCCTGGACAACTCCATCACCACCTACACCCGCAAGGGCGCGTTCGGCCGCCGCAAGCTCACCTCCAGGCAGGGGCACGGGCAGCCGAACCCCACCTTCATCCCCGCCGGCCACCGGGCCAACCTGCTGGCGGCGCGGCACATCGACGGCATCCCCGGCGGCACCTGGGGCGAGCTGTTCAACATCCCCCTCACCGCCCACTTCATCGGCGGCTGCCCGATCGGCGCGGACCCGGAGGGCGGCGTCATCGACCCGTACCACCGGGTCCACGGCTACCCGGGCCTGTCGGTGGTGGACGGCGCGGCGATCTCGGCGAACCTGGGCGTGAACCCGTCCCTGACCATCACCGCGCAGGCCGAGCGGGCGTTCTCGCTGTGGCCGAACAAGGGCGAGCCGGACCGGCGGCCCGCGCAGGGCGAGGGGTACCGGCGGGTCGCCCCGGTGCTCCCGCGGCACCCGGCCGTGCCCGCCGACGCCCCCGGTGCCCTGCGGCTGCCGATCGTGGAGGTGAAGCACCCCTGA